One segment of Brassica napus cultivar Da-Ae chromosome C3, Da-Ae, whole genome shotgun sequence DNA contains the following:
- the LOC106389449 gene encoding L-ascorbate peroxidase 3 isoform X2 has protein sequence MLTKKQDLITLSSFEPYIVSYISSSLSLSLKKDLRITMAALIVDAEYLKEIDKARRELRALIAKKNCAPIMLRLAWHDAGTYDAESKTGGPNGSIRNEAEYSHGANSGLKIALDLCEDVKTKHPKISYADLYQLAGVVAVEVTGGPDISFVPGRKDSNACTDEGRLPDANQGSKHLKDVFHRMGLSDKDIVALSGAHTLGMAHPERSGFDGQWTQDPLKFDNSYFVELLKEDESDGLLKLSTDKSLLEAPEFRQYVELYAKDEDVFFRDYAESHKKLSELGFTPTSTVTMAITDCTALAHTAVGVAVAAAVVAFSYLYEIRRKMK, from the exons ATGTTAACTAAAAAACAAGATTTGATTACATTATCTTCCTTTGAACCATATattgtttcttatatatcttcatctctctctctctctctcaaaaaagACTTAAGAATAACAATGGCGGCACTCATCGTTGACGCGGAGTACCTCAAGGAAATCGACAAGGCTCGCCGTGAACTCCGTGCTCTCATCGCCAAGAAGAACTGCGCTCCGATCATGCTCCGTTTGGC GTGGCATGATGCTGGAACCTATGATGCTGAATCCAAGACCGGTGGACCTAATGGCTCCATTAGGAACGAAGCAGAGTATAGTCATGGTGCCAACAGCGGTTTGAAGATAGCGCTTGATCTCTGTG AGGACGTGAAAACGAAGCATCCCAAGATCAGTTATGCGGACCTGTACCAG CTTGCTGGTGTGGTAGCAGTTGAAGTGACTGGTGGACCTGACATCAGTTTTGTTCCCGGCAGAAAA GATTCAAATGCATGCACGGACGAAGGAAGACTTCCTGATGCTAATCAAG GTTCCAAACATCTGAAAGATGTCTTCCACCGGATGGGACTGTCTGACAAAGATATTGTGGCACTGTCAGGGGCACATACTCTG GGAATGGCTCATCCAGAGAGATCAGGTTTTGACGGACAATGGACTCAAGATCCTCTCAAGTTTGATAACTCATACTTTGT GGAATTGCTGAAAGAAGATGAATCAGATGGCTTGCTGAAACTTTCAACGGACAAGTCTTTGTTGGAAGCCCCGGAGTTCCGTCAATATGTTGAGCTTTACGCAAAG GACGAAGATGTATTCTTCAGAGACTATGCAGAGTCACACAAGAAACTTTCAGAACTTGGATTCACACCAACGTCTACAGTCACTATGGCGATAACAGACTGCACCGCACTGGCACATACTGCAGTCGGAGTCGCGGTGGCTGCTGCTGTTGTGGCCTTTAGCTACTTATATGAAATTCGCAGAAAGATGAAGTAG
- the LOC106389449 gene encoding L-ascorbate peroxidase 3 isoform X1, translated as MLTKKQDLITLSSFEPYIVSYISSSLSLSLKKDLRITMAALIVDAEYLKEIDKARRELRALIAKKNCAPIMLRLAWHDAGTYDAESKTGGPNGSIRNEAEYSHGANSGLKIALDLCGYTHTLRWLLNKTKKKKKRREITEDVKTKHPKISYADLYQLAGVVAVEVTGGPDISFVPGRKDSNACTDEGRLPDANQGSKHLKDVFHRMGLSDKDIVALSGAHTLGMAHPERSGFDGQWTQDPLKFDNSYFVELLKEDESDGLLKLSTDKSLLEAPEFRQYVELYAKDEDVFFRDYAESHKKLSELGFTPTSTVTMAITDCTALAHTAVGVAVAAAVVAFSYLYEIRRKMK; from the exons ATGTTAACTAAAAAACAAGATTTGATTACATTATCTTCCTTTGAACCATATattgtttcttatatatcttcatctctctctctctctctcaaaaaagACTTAAGAATAACAATGGCGGCACTCATCGTTGACGCGGAGTACCTCAAGGAAATCGACAAGGCTCGCCGTGAACTCCGTGCTCTCATCGCCAAGAAGAACTGCGCTCCGATCATGCTCCGTTTGGC GTGGCATGATGCTGGAACCTATGATGCTGAATCCAAGACCGGTGGACCTAATGGCTCCATTAGGAACGAAGCAGAGTATAGTCATGGTGCCAACAGCGGTTTGAAGATAGCGCTTGATCTCTGTG GTTATACACATACTTTGAGATG GTtgttgaacaaaacaaaaaaaaaaaagaaaagaagagaaatcacag AGGACGTGAAAACGAAGCATCCCAAGATCAGTTATGCGGACCTGTACCAG CTTGCTGGTGTGGTAGCAGTTGAAGTGACTGGTGGACCTGACATCAGTTTTGTTCCCGGCAGAAAA GATTCAAATGCATGCACGGACGAAGGAAGACTTCCTGATGCTAATCAAG GTTCCAAACATCTGAAAGATGTCTTCCACCGGATGGGACTGTCTGACAAAGATATTGTGGCACTGTCAGGGGCACATACTCTG GGAATGGCTCATCCAGAGAGATCAGGTTTTGACGGACAATGGACTCAAGATCCTCTCAAGTTTGATAACTCATACTTTGT GGAATTGCTGAAAGAAGATGAATCAGATGGCTTGCTGAAACTTTCAACGGACAAGTCTTTGTTGGAAGCCCCGGAGTTCCGTCAATATGTTGAGCTTTACGCAAAG GACGAAGATGTATTCTTCAGAGACTATGCAGAGTCACACAAGAAACTTTCAGAACTTGGATTCACACCAACGTCTACAGTCACTATGGCGATAACAGACTGCACCGCACTGGCACATACTGCAGTCGGAGTCGCGGTGGCTGCTGCTGTTGTGGCCTTTAGCTACTTATATGAAATTCGCAGAAAGATGAAGTAG
- the LOC106385885 gene encoding beta-galactosidase 13-like: protein MRIHSSNHPWLLLAILVVLLCFPGALSSKDEEKTTSKNTKKEVTYDGTSLIINGKRELLYSGSIHYPRSTPDMWPKIIKRAKQGGLNTIQTYVFWNFHELEQGKFNFSGRADLVKFIKLIEKNGMYVTLRLGPFIQAEWTHGGLPYWLREIPGIFFRTDNKPFKEHTERYVRVILDMMKEEKLFAPQGGPIILGQIENEYSAVQRAYKNDGSNYIKWASKLVHSMNLGIPWVMCKQNDAPDPMINACNGRHCGDTFPGPNRDHKPSLWTENWTTQFRVYGDPPVQRSVEDIAFSVARFFSKNGSHVNYYMYHGGTNFGRTSAHYVTTRYYDDAPLDEYGLEKEPKYGHLKHLHNALNLCKKALLWGQSRTEKPGKDTEIRYYEQPGTKVCAAFLANNNTESAEIIKFRGKEYVIPPRSISILPDCKTVVYSTGEIVSHHTARNYMKSKKANKANKKFDFKVFTETVPQELKGDSYVPVELYGLAKDESDYGWYTTNFKIDDSDFKKKGGKPTVRVASLGHALHVWLNGEYLGNGHGSHDEKSFVFQKPVALKEGDNHLTMLGVLTGFPDSGSYLEHRFTGPRSVSISGLSSGPMDLTEKSKWGNKVGMEGEKLDIHTEKGLKKVKWEKFSGKAPGLTWYQTYFDAPESLSPAAIRMNGMGKGLIWVNGEGVGRYWMSFLSPLGQSTQIEYHIPRSFLKPKKNLLVIFEEEPNVKPELIDFVIVNRDTVCSYIGEEFTPSVRHWTRKNDNVQAITDDVQLTANLKCSGTKKISAVEFASFGNPDGICGNFTRGSCHAPVTKQVVEKYCLGKAECVIPVNKSTFQEDKKDSCPKVVKTLAVQVKCGRPKKN, encoded by the exons ATGAGAATACATTCTTCTAATCATCCGTGGCTTTTACTAGCCATTCTCGTTGTTCTCCTCTGCTTTCCTGGAGCTCTCTCAAGCAAGGACGAGGAGAAGACAACCTCGAAGAACACGAAGAAAGAAGTAACTTATGATGGAACGTCTTTGATCATCAATGGAAAAAGAGAATTGCTTTACTCTGGCTCCATACATTATCCTCGTAGCACTCCTGAT ATGTGGCCCAAGATTATTAAGAGAGCAAAACAAGGTGGTTTGAACACGATTCAAACATATGTTTTTTGGAATTTTCATGAGCTTGAACAGGGGAAG TTCAATTTTTCGGGTAGAGCCGATTTGGTGAAGTTTATAAAATTGATTGAGAAGAATGGTATGTACGTAACCTTGAGACTTGGACCATTCATTCAGGCTGAATGGACTCACGG AGGACTTCCTTACTGGCTTAGAGAAATTCCCGGGATCTTCTTCCGTACAGACAATAAACCATTCAag GAACATACAGAGAGGTATGTTAGGGTGATACTTGATATGATGAAGGAGGAGAAGCTTTTTGCTCCACAAGGAGGCCCCATCATATTAGGACAG ATAGAGAATGAGTATAGTGCGGTTCAACGTGCATATAAAAACGATGGATCAAACTACATTAAGTGGGCATCTAAATTGGTACATTCTATGAATTTGGGGATCCCATGGGTTATGTGTAAGCAAAATGATGCTCCTGATCCTATG atcAACGCCTGTAATGGAAGACATTGTGGTGATACATTCCCTGGTCCCAACAGAGACCACAAGCCATCTTTATGGACAGAGAATTGGACTACTCA GTTCCGTGTTTATGGCGATCCTCCGGTGCAACGATCTGTAGAAGATATCGCCTTTTCTGTAGCCCGGTTCTTTTCCAAGAATGGAAGCCATGTTAACTACTACATG tatcATGGAGGTACTAACTTTGGAAGAACCTCTGCTCATTATGTAACCACTCGTTACTATGATGATGCACCTCTTGATGAATacg GATTGGAAAAGGAGCCTAAGTACGGTCATCTAAAACATCTTCACAACGCACTTAACTTGTGCAAGAAGGCACTTCTCTGGGGCCAATCTCGAACTGAGAAGCCTGGCAAAGACACAGAG ATAAGATACTACGAGCAGCCTGGAACTAAAGTTTGTGCAGCGTTTCTAGCTAACAATAACACAGAATCTGCAGAAATAATCAAATTCAGGGGCAAGGAATACGTTATACCGCCTCGTTCCATCAGTATTCTCCCTGACTGCAAAACTGTTGTGTATAGCACCGGAGAG ATTGTCTCTCATCACACTGCAAGGAACTATATGAAGTCAAAGAAGGCAAATAAGGCAAATAAGAAGTTTGATTTCAAAGTGTTCACCGAGACCGTTCCACAGGAGCTTAAAGGTGATTCTTATGTCCCTGTTGAGCTCTATGGCTTGGCCAAAGACGAGTCTGATTACGGATGGTACACAACAAA CTTCAAGATAGATGACAGTGACTTTAAGAAGAAAGGAGGCAAGCCTACTGTGAGGGTTGCTAGTCTTGGCCACGCGTTGCATGTCTGGCTCAATGGAGAATACCTTG gAAACGGACATGGTAGCCATGATGAGAAGAGTTTCGTCTTTCAGAAGCCGGTTGCACTAAAAGAAGGAGATAACCACCTTACCATGCTAGGGGTTTTAACAGGATTTCCA GACAGTGGGTCTTATCTGGAGCATAGATTCACAGGTCCACGTAGTGTTTCCATCTCAGGGTTGAGCTCTGGACCAATGGATCTCACTGAGAAAAGCAAATGGGGAAACAAG GTGGGTATGGAAGGCGAAAAGCTCGATATTCACACCGAGAAAGGATTGAAGAAGGTTAAGTGGGAGAAATTCTCAGGAAAAGCACCAGGACTTACATGGTACCAG ACATACTTTGATGCGCCAGAAAGCCTAAGCCCTGCAGCAATTAGGATGAATGGAATGGGAAAGGGTTTGATTTGGGTTAACGGAGAAGGTGTTGGTCGATATTGGATGTCGTTTTTATCTCCTTTAGGCCAGTCAACACAAATCGAGTATCATATCCCTAGGTCTTTCTTGAAGCCCAAGAAAAATCTTCTGGTTATATTCGAGGAAGAACCAAATGTGAAGCCAGAGCTTATCGATTTTGTCATCGTCAATAGAGACACTGTGTGTTCTTACATCGGAGAAGAATTCACTCCTAGTGTCCGACACTGGACTAGGAAGAATGATAATGTCCAGGCCATCACTGATGACGTGCAGCTCACGGCTAATCTCAAATGTTCCGGCACTAAGAAGATCTCCGCAGTTGAATTTGCTAGCTTCGGAAACCCTGATGGGATTTGTGGAAACTTCACCCGGGGATCTTGCCATGCTCCTGTCACTAAACAAGTCGTCGAGAAG TATTGTTTGGGTAAAGCAGAATGTGTGATTCCGGTTAACAAGAGCACCTTCCAGGAAGATAAAAAGGATTCATGTCCCAAAGTTGTGAAGACGCTTGCTGTGCAAGTCAAGTGTGGCCGTCCAAAGAAGAACTAA
- the LOC106389450 gene encoding rac-like GTP-binding protein ARAC3 isoform X2, with product MSASRLKCVIVGDGAVGKTCLLISYTRNAFPTDDVPNVFDNVSAHVIVDGSTINLELLDTAGQDDYNRLRPLSYPFTDVFLLAFSLVNKASSENVAKKWVPELRHHAPDVPIVLVGTKLDARDDKQYFLEHPGAVPISTAQGEELKRLVGASAYIECSSKTQLNVKAVFDEAIKVVLEPPNNNNNNISTSQKGCSIL from the exons ATGAGTGCTTCAAGGTTAAAGTGTGTCATCGTCGGTGACGGCGCCGTCGGCAAGACTTGTCTACTCATTTCCTACACTAGAAACGCTTTCCCCACC GATGATGTGCCAAATGTTTTTGATAATGTCAGCGCCCATGTGATTGTCGATGGGAGCACCATCAACTTGGAATTGTTGGACACTGCAG GACAAGATGACTACAATAGACTAAGACCATTAAGCTATCCATTTACTGATGTCTTCTTGCTCGCATTCTCTCTCGTTAACAAAGCGAGCTCTGAAAATGTTGCTAAAAAG TGGGTTCCTGAACTCAGACATCATGCTCCTGATGTTCCCATCGTACTTGTTGGAACAAAGCTCG ATGCTCGAGATGATAAGCAGTACTTTCTTGAGCACCCTGGAGCTGTGCCTATATCTACTGCTCAG GGCGAGGAACTAAAAAGGCTTGTTGGAGCTTCTGCTTATATAGAATGCAGTTCAAAGACACAACTG AATGTTAAAGCTGTCTTTGATGAGGCCATCAAAGTAGTTCTCGAGCCAcccaataacaacaacaacaacattagTACATCTCAGAAAGGCTGTTCCATATTGTGA
- the LOC106389450 gene encoding rac-like GTP-binding protein ARAC3 isoform X1, which yields MSASRLKCVIVGDGAVGKTCLLISYTRNAFPTDDVPNVFDNVSAHVIVDGSTINLELLDTAGQDDYNRLRPLSYPFTDVFLLAFSLVNKASSENVAKKWVPELRHHAPDVPIVLVGTKLGWLFLYFFFICYPSKRLTDSLLDARDDKQYFLEHPGAVPISTAQGEELKRLVGASAYIECSSKTQLNVKAVFDEAIKVVLEPPNNNNNNISTSQKGCSIL from the exons ATGAGTGCTTCAAGGTTAAAGTGTGTCATCGTCGGTGACGGCGCCGTCGGCAAGACTTGTCTACTCATTTCCTACACTAGAAACGCTTTCCCCACC GATGATGTGCCAAATGTTTTTGATAATGTCAGCGCCCATGTGATTGTCGATGGGAGCACCATCAACTTGGAATTGTTGGACACTGCAG GACAAGATGACTACAATAGACTAAGACCATTAAGCTATCCATTTACTGATGTCTTCTTGCTCGCATTCTCTCTCGTTAACAAAGCGAGCTCTGAAAATGTTGCTAAAAAG TGGGTTCCTGAACTCAGACATCATGCTCCTGATGTTCCCATCGTACTTGTTGGAACAAAGCTCGGTTGGTTATTTTTATACTttttcttcatctgttatcCTTCAAAAAGATTAACAGATTCTCTTTTAGATGCTCGAGATGATAAGCAGTACTTTCTTGAGCACCCTGGAGCTGTGCCTATATCTACTGCTCAG GGCGAGGAACTAAAAAGGCTTGTTGGAGCTTCTGCTTATATAGAATGCAGTTCAAAGACACAACTG AATGTTAAAGCTGTCTTTGATGAGGCCATCAAAGTAGTTCTCGAGCCAcccaataacaacaacaacaacattagTACATCTCAGAAAGGCTGTTCCATATTGTGA
- the LOC106384445 gene encoding rac-like GTP-binding protein ARAC3 isoform X3, with translation MGTPSTWGCGTLQWVPELRHYAPGVPIFLVGTKLDLRDDKEYLLEHPGAVPISTSHVTLLILVFFYNVKAVFDVAIKVVLQLPKNKNKKKRKSQKGCSIL, from the exons ATGGGAACTCCATCAACTTGGGGGTGTGGGACACTGCAG TGGGTTCCTGAACTCAGACATTATGCTCCTGGTGTTCCCATATTCCTTGTTGGGACAAAGCTTG ATCTTCGAGATGATAAGGAGTACTTGCTTGAGCACCCTGGAGCTGTGCCTATATCTACTTCTCATGTAACTCTCCTCATCCTCGTTTTCTTTTAC AATGTTAAAGCTGTCTTTGATGTGGCCATCAAAGTAGTTCTCCAGCTACCCAAAAACAAGaataagaaaaagagaaaatctCAGAAGGGCTGTTCTATATTGTga
- the LOC106384445 gene encoding rac-like GTP-binding protein ARAC3 isoform X1, which produces MGTPSTWGCGTLQWVPELRHYAPGVPIFLVGTKLDLRDDKEYLLEHPGAVPISTSHGVELMKLVGAFAYIECSAKTQQNVKAVFDVAIKVVLQLPKNKNKKKRKSQKGCSIL; this is translated from the exons ATGGGAACTCCATCAACTTGGGGGTGTGGGACACTGCAG TGGGTTCCTGAACTCAGACATTATGCTCCTGGTGTTCCCATATTCCTTGTTGGGACAAAGCTTG ATCTTCGAGATGATAAGGAGTACTTGCTTGAGCACCCTGGAGCTGTGCCTATATCTACTTCTCAT GGTGTAGAACTAATGAAGCTTGTTGGAGCTTTTGCTTATATAGAATGCAGTGCAAAGACACAACAA AATGTTAAAGCTGTCTTTGATGTGGCCATCAAAGTAGTTCTCCAGCTACCCAAAAACAAGaataagaaaaagagaaaatctCAGAAGGGCTGTTCTATATTGTga
- the LOC106384445 gene encoding rac-like GTP-binding protein ARAC3 isoform X2: MGTPSTWGCGTLQWVPELRHYAPGVPIFLVGTKLDLRDDKEYLLEHPGAVPISTSHVTLLILVFFYNLADEKTRSIIQNVKAVFDVAIKVVLQLPKNKNKKKRKSQKGCSIL, from the exons ATGGGAACTCCATCAACTTGGGGGTGTGGGACACTGCAG TGGGTTCCTGAACTCAGACATTATGCTCCTGGTGTTCCCATATTCCTTGTTGGGACAAAGCTTG ATCTTCGAGATGATAAGGAGTACTTGCTTGAGCACCCTGGAGCTGTGCCTATATCTACTTCTCATGTAACTCTCCTCATCCTCGTTTTCTTTTAC AATCTTGCTGACGAGAAAACTCGTTCAATTATACAGAATGTTAAAGCTGTCTTTGATGTGGCCATCAAAGTAGTTCTCCAGCTACCCAAAAACAAGaataagaaaaagagaaaatctCAGAAGGGCTGTTCTATATTGTga
- the LOC106384446 gene encoding glutathione S-transferase T3-like has product MDFNSYTSGSNFVDLLQSQRVFGSSEVPIFGTQQTVDSNLGPESVVERRERRRWTPSNDILLISSWLNTSKDAVVGTEQRSCAFWSRIASYFAASQKVAGEKTSGQNETDVLKKAHEIFYNNYKKKFTLEYAWMELCNDQKWCDVSSSRHGGSSKKRNLDDGYNSSASHATESKASAADDCTNRPSGVKASKARSKKTVDRKAADFQSMWSIKQQDLLAKKELYKMSLLDNLLAKREPLSESEEALKTKLIEDVLSV; this is encoded by the exons ATGGATTTTAATTCATATACGAGTGGGTCTAACTTTGTTGATCTTCTTCAAAGTCAACGTGTATTTGGTTCATCAGAAGTTCCTATTTTTGGAACTCAACAGACGGTGGATAGCAACCTCGGTCCAGAGAGTGTTGTAGAGCGCCGAGAAAGGAGGAGATGGACGCCCTCTAATGACATTTTGCTCATCAGCTCATGGCTGAACACGAGCAAAGATGCAGTCGTGGGTACTGAGCAGAGATCATGCGCCTTCTGGTCTCGAATTGCAAGCTACTTCGCGGCAAGCCAGAAGGTTGCAGG GGAGAAGACCAGCGGGCAAAATGAGactgatgttctcaaaaaagcgCATGAGATTTTCTACAACAACTATAAAAAGAAGTTCACCCTAGAGTATGCGTGGATGGAGCTGTGCAATGACCAGAAGTGGTGTGATGTTTCAAGCTCTAGACACGGTGGAAGCTCTAAAAAGAGGAATTTGGACGACGGATATAATTCATCAGCTTCACACGCAACCGAAAGCAAGGCTTCTGCAGCTGATGACTGCACCAACCGCCCCTCGGGTGTAAAGGCTTCTAAGGCACGGAGTAAGAAGACGGTTGATAGGAAGGCAGCTGATTTTCAGTCAATGTGGTCCATCAAACAGCAGGATCTTCTTGCAAAGAAAGAGCTTTACAAGATGTCTCTGCTTGACAATCTTCTTGCAAAGAGAGAGCCACTGTCTGAGAGTGAAGAAGCTCTAAAGACGAAGCTGATTGAGGACGTGTTGTCTGTTTAG